The following proteins come from a genomic window of Cryomorphaceae bacterium 1068:
- a CDS encoding DegT/DnrJ/EryC1/StrS family aminotransferase — MKKIQMVDLISQYEKMQEEIDKAVLDVIRSSAYINGPEVKAFQSELEQYLDVKHVIPCANGTDALQIAMMGLGLQPGDEVITANFTYVATAEVIALLQLTPVLVDVDPATFNIDIDSIKKAITPKTKAIVPVHLFGQSAPMEEIMKLAEEHDLFVIEDTAQAIGADYTFADGRKQKAGTIGNVGATSFFPSKNLGCYGDGGAIFTNDDDLAHRIRSIANHGQAERYYHDRVGVNSRLDSIQAAILRIKLRHLDSYAASRNAAASHYDEAFKELDEITTPARYAKSNHVFHQYTMVLNGLDRSEMKEYLESKGVPAMIYYPVPLHLQKAYRDDRYSEGTFPITEQLCETVLSLPMQTELDEEQLTYITDTVKTFVKEKRS, encoded by the coding sequence ATGAAGAAAATTCAAATGGTCGATCTCATCTCCCAATATGAGAAGATGCAAGAGGAAATCGACAAGGCAGTACTTGACGTTATTCGTTCATCGGCCTACATCAACGGACCTGAGGTTAAAGCGTTTCAGAGCGAGTTGGAACAGTACCTCGATGTGAAACACGTCATTCCCTGTGCTAACGGTACTGACGCCCTTCAAATTGCGATGATGGGCCTTGGCTTGCAGCCGGGTGATGAAGTCATTACGGCAAACTTCACCTACGTTGCGACAGCAGAAGTCATTGCGCTTTTGCAATTGACTCCTGTTTTGGTTGACGTTGACCCTGCCACGTTTAATATTGATATTGATTCAATCAAGAAAGCCATCACACCAAAAACAAAAGCCATTGTTCCCGTCCATTTGTTTGGGCAATCTGCTCCCATGGAGGAGATCATGAAGTTGGCTGAGGAGCACGATCTTTTTGTAATAGAGGATACCGCTCAGGCAATTGGTGCAGATTACACATTTGCAGATGGTAGGAAACAGAAAGCCGGTACCATCGGAAACGTTGGGGCCACTTCTTTTTTCCCATCAAAGAATCTCGGTTGCTATGGTGACGGAGGGGCTATTTTCACCAATGATGATGATTTGGCTCACCGAATTCGCTCGATTGCCAATCACGGTCAAGCCGAAAGATATTATCACGATCGAGTGGGAGTAAATTCGAGATTGGACTCTATCCAAGCGGCTATCTTGAGAATTAAGTTGCGCCATCTGGATTCATATGCTGCCAGTAGAAATGCGGCTGCCAGCCACTACGATGAAGCTTTTAAGGAGTTGGATGAAATTACCACACCTGCGCGCTATGCTAAATCTAATCACGTCTTTCATCAATACACTATGGTGTTAAATGGGTTGGATCGTAGCGAGATGAAAGAATACCTGGAGTCAAAAGGTGTTCCTGCGATGATTTATTATCCTGTGCCACTTCACTTGCAAAAAGCGTATCGAGACGATCGATACAGTGAAGGTACTTTCCCGATAACCGAGCAGCTCTGTGAGACGGTTCTTTCTTTGCCTATGCAGACTGAACTGGACGAAGAACAACTAACCTATATCACCGATACGGTGAAAACCTTTGTAAAGGAAAAACGATCATGA